A region from the Fusarium musae strain F31 chromosome 1, whole genome shotgun sequence genome encodes:
- a CDS encoding hypothetical protein (BUSCO:EOG09264V2U) — protein sequence MSTVAGIQADSQPKSASDDPLVWIDCEMTGLDQDNDEIIEIYCIITTGNLEILDDDGFHAIIHFPQSRLDQMDEWCTKTHADSGLTAAVLESTTTPEQAADALYEYITRFIPERKRGLLAGNSVHCDRAFLRREPYKRVMRHLHHRILDVSSIKEAARRWAAKRIVNKVPNKKGLHKARDDILESIEEARYYREVIFRPTFDVVPAKNKPNKGK from the exons ATGTCGACAGTAGCAGGAATACAGGCTGATAGCCAGCCTAAGAGCGCCAGCGATGATCCTCTTGTCTGGATTGACTGCGAG ATGACTGGCCTTGATCAAGACAACGACGAAATCATTGAGATCTACTGTATTATCACCACAGGAAAcctcgagattcttgatgacgatgggTTCCACGCCATCATCCACTTCCCCCAGTCCCGTCTTGACCAGATGGACGAATGGTGTACAAAGACACACGCAGACTCTGGCCTCACCGCTGCTGTTCTCGAATCCACAACTACTCCGGAGCAAGCCGCAGACGCTCTGTATGAGTACATAACACGATTCATCCCTGAGCGCAAACGTGGTCTTCTTGCGGGTAACAGTGTGCATTGCGATAGGGCGTTTCTGCGACGTGAACCCTACAAGCGGGTCATGAGACATCTGCATCACAGAATTCTTGACGTGAGTTCTATCAAGGAGGCCGCAAGACGCTGGGCAGCCAAGAGGATTGTGAATAAGGTTCCCAATAAGAAGGGTCTGCACAAGGCGAGGGATGACATTCTGGAGAGCATTGAGGAGGCTCGATACTATAGGGAGGTCATCTTTAGGCCGACGTTTGATGTTGTGCCTGCCAAGAACAAACCTAACAAAGGAAAATAA
- the NHP6 gene encoding Non-histone chromosomal protein 6 (EggNog:ENOG41) produces the protein MPKAAAGKRGKAEKTKRGKKDPNAPKRGLSAYMFFANEQRENVREENPGISFGQVGKLLGERWKALNEKQRAPYEAKAAADKKRYEDEKQAYNADQEEEESS, from the exons ATGcccaaggctgctgctggtaagCGCGGTaaggccgagaagaccaAGCGCGGCAAGAAGG ACCCCAACGCCCCCAAGCGTGGCCTCTCCGCCTACATGTTCTTCGCCAACGAGCAGCGTGAGAACGTCCGTGAGGAGAACCCTGGTATCTCTTTCGGTCAAGTCGGCAAGCTCCTCGGTGAGCGATGGAAGGCTCTTAACGAGAAGCAACGTGCTCCTTatgaggccaaggctgccgCTGACAAGAAGCGATacgaggatgagaagcaggCCTACAAC GCCGaccaggaggaggaagagtctTCCTAG
- a CDS encoding hypothetical protein (EggNog:ENOG41): MADSNDVPMLDGHEEMSHLPISEDEAKILKLYDRIQELRLEIAIINAQKSHRPDETPSFTAEETEKAQSELMESRAQYILRNEVTEAVMTANPILRAVHGGPEAALIERELLPYIEHRDNTSISVATQAAETNKVLSVLTNVQSNTLRKTRENVTLAAEMLELAEQVKLKKRVPPNSKMMQEQEELEADVKASKQRWRVMKGVASGIIVGSGIDWVHDDELQDVVLDPEEEE; this comes from the exons ATGGCAGACTCAAATGACGTCCCGATGTTGGACGGGCATGAAGAAATGTCCCATCTTCCAAtttcagaagatgaagccaagatccTCAAACTATATGATCGAATACAAGAGCTTCGGCTTGAAATCGCAATCATAAACGCGCAGAAGTCACATCGGCCAG ATGAAACTCCATCATTTACAGCCGAAGAAACAGAGAAAGCCCAATCAGAACTGATGGAGTCGAGAGCGCAGTATATCCTGAGAAATGAAGTAACAGAGGCTGTTATGACAGCGAACCCAATTCTCAGAGCCGTTCATGGCGGCCCAGAAGCAGCTCTTATTGAACG TGAACTCTTGCCCTACATTGAGCATAGAGACAATACCTCTATATCAGTTGCCACACAGGCCGCTGAAACGAACAAGGTGCTAAGCGTGTTGACAAATGTACAGAGTAATACGCTGCGCAAGACTCGAGAGAACGTCACTTTGGCGGCTGAGATGCTTGAGTTAGCAGAACAagtcaagctgaagaagagagtgcCTCCGAACTCAAAGATGATGCAAGAGCAGGAGGAACTCGAGGCGGACGTCAAGGCAAGCAAACAGAGATGGAGAGTGATGAAGGGCGTAGCTAGCGGTATAATAGTTGGCAGTGGCATTGATTGGGTGCATGATGACGAACTACAAGATGTTGTACTTGAtcccgaggaggaggaatga
- the ATG11 gene encoding oligomeric, coiled-coil, peripheral membrane protein, whose translation MALQVLIAHTGLRLEVDTAQFSILDDLKACVSRKTSIPPQHIVALTPQGRTVKSTSLHTEVGYSVRDKPFLTIPQKEIFIYDIRISSPGNANLIIPVPAPKRYVIPNAPNTIDDVQSISSWQELFKERRNWAMHLVEDCGQMNTTTVALYDEIDVIIRCLDAAVANLEISIKTIEPKYNDLKKWVTPALEEHGTLVENWEQYLYLARNTPISPLMVKFMTRQETNKSNPTLEDLIELDTAKKAGKLAPTAHRRFSDKANQLNSTASQMYRSLESLIADFEKLMSRSSLGHSTASAQVLEDIEAVVKQMDSDYRAALGYGNTQRDVAQASKTASVHTEHLVPTLKRRVKEMDELLHYATDARNSIALDSAKFMRYVTEITSLHNNVKSQINILNQSVDDMTTFDYLRLIHQLPYMYAAFVSEAVRRREWVDKVKTDSSTLANEMALFQDEESKRRRKWQKMIGSMYGPDLDTNVMGLEVNLLGEDKPWPALTKDDLTDFVQLLQEQPVDQSVLDDVLKLVQELDNPTKQQSKRLKAFKNGSIHEVALGRSGLMIRGDDDLLQSLQEDKGKLENKLKTAESRVRRLEDLLHRQSQASRPGNLFQPQGPQQRERGNSGSSIRSSRFDDRRRSSDGIDPLMRRITQLENELREEKQRSSRLQQELTVQSAHHENIKGQHEDLKGQHEDLKGQIAEVNTTKQDLLENMEALEREFVEERKNLENEIKTLRARLEDTEDEIEQFDESRQHEKAGYVVRVEELEAELEQINKQRQDDALKAQGQVEFLRKETRIQREQQEALEQQVQSAQEETQDVSRKLSVAEETLGDHWQTLRRLFAELLPEAAAPDNFVDLSDLLLTQAGTLVEKSRNLEADIGILKTKVEHFTTTIAELREQLAEKDTKLSEGDLKAVHMGEKLAEEKAKVIALEQELADGREQLTELRAKLSDGESGPEALQTRLEEEEKRVMALTEEVASKQSHVGSLEEELRMSQEKAESLQGKMSHLNSQYEHRDEKTKDLTQRLYSQNDRMCRLLERVGFAVTRKDGDMTVTKIPRSERNAQNPNESSDPGSSLRKSGTLSRVLGDSADLELLYWLNNSDLQAENEKYEAFMNKFGNFDMELFSETVYRRIKEVEHMARKWQREARSYREKTHLLQKDSHDKIAFKHFKEGDLALFLPTRNQQAGAWAAFNVGFPHYFLREQDAHRLRHREWLVARISRIQERVVDLSKSLQPSSETDSINDEENDNPFQLSDGLRWYLIDAFEDKPGAPSTPGMGKSTVAANTVEATANIHTHATGGKGKSRDSVTSIEGINKTLSKSLESRRSSTGSKKALPFQLGGTALSKNSALASETNSLRAHPTDTPSGTSPTHGGLLTAANASLTQKALAERQKSEQTESPSKSPSGESSNQGGSAKADEVRNVDTLLGP comes from the exons ATGGCTCTCCAGGTGTTGATAGCCCATACGGGCCTGCGGCTGGAGGTCGATACCGCACAGTTCTCCAT CCTCGATGATCTTAAGGCCTGTGTCTCCAGGAAAACCTCAATTCCACCACAGCATATTGTCGCCTTGACCCCTCAAGGCCGTACCGTCAAATCCACAAGCCTACATACAGAGGTTGGTTACTCAGTACGAGATAAGCCTTTTCTGACCATACCCCAGAAAGAGATATTCATATACGATATCCGAATAAGTTCTCCAGGAAATGCGAACCTCATCATTCCAGTCCCGGCTCCGAAGCGGTACGTCATCCCGAATGCGCCGAACACGATCGATGATGTACAGTCCATATCATCATGGCAAGAGCTATTCAAGGAGCGTCGAAATTGGGCGATGCACCTGGTTGAGGACTGCGGGCAAATGAACACGACAACTGTTGCGCTGTACGACGAGATAGATGTTATCATCAGATGCTTGGATGCGGCTGTTGCAAATCTCGAAATCAGCATCAAGACCATAGAGCCCAAATACAACGACCTTAAGAAATGGGTAACGCCTGCACTGGAAGAGCACGGGACTCTGGTTGAAAACTGGGAGCAATATCTTTATCTCGCCAGAAATACCCCAATCTCCCCTTTGATGGTCAAGTTTATGACTCGACAAGAGACCAACAAGTCGAACCCAACTTTGGAAGACCTCATCGAACTTGATACCGCAAAGAAGGCGGGAAAACTTGCCCCGACAGCTCATCGAAGGTTCAGCGACAAGGCCAATCAACTCAACAGCACGGCGTCTCAGATGTATAGAAGCTTGGAATCACTGATTGCCGACTTCGAGAAGCTCATGAGCCGATCTTCTCTTGGCCACAGCACAGCTTCCGCACAAGTCCTTGAAGATATCGAGGCAGTAGTGAAGCAGATGGACTCAGACTACCGGGCGGCACTTGGATATGGCAATACGCAACGAGATGTAGCGCAGGCTTCCAAGACGGCCTCAGTGCACACCGAACACTTGGTACCGACGCTAAAAAGGCGAGTCAAAGAGATGGATGAGCTACTTCACTATGCAACAGACGCGCGGAATTCTATTGCTTTGGATTCAGCGAAATTCATGCGTTACGTTACGGAAATAACATCTCTTCATAACAACGTCAAAAGTCAAATTAACATATTGAATCAGTCAGTAGATGACATGACGACATTTGATTATCTTCGTCTCATCCACCAGCTGCCTTATATGTACGCAGCCTTCGTCTCAGAAGCAGTTCGGCGGCGCGAATGGGTTGACAAAGTCAAGACGGACTCGTCTACTCTAGCGAACGAGATGGCATTGTTTCAGGATGAAGAGTCAAAGCGACGGCGTAAATGGCAAAAAATGATTGGCAGCATGTATGGTCCAGATCTGGACACCAATGTCATGGGCCTGGAGGTCAATTTGCTTGGGGAAGACAAACCATGGCCAGCCTTGACCAAAGACGACTTAACAGATTTCGTGCAGTTGTTGCAAGAGCAGCCTGTCGATCAGAGTGTATTGGATGATGTGTTGAAGCTTGTACAAGAGCTTGACAATCCAACAAAGCAGCAATCCAAACGACTCAAGGCATTCAAGAACGGAAGTATTCATGAAGTGGCCCTTGGCAGGAGTGGCCTCATGATTCGAGGCGATGACGATCTACTACAGTCACTCCAGGAGGACAAAGGTAAATTAGAAAACAAATTGAAGACGGCCGAAAGCCGAGTCCGCCGTCTAGAGGATTTGCTTCATCGACAGAGCCAAGCCAGTCGTCCTGGGAATCTATTCCAGCCTCAGGGTCCCCAGCAGCGCGAGAGAGGCAACTCTGGGTCATCTATCAGATCGAGCCGTTTTGATGACCGTAGACGCTCTTCGGACGGCATCGACCCCTTGATGCGACGTATCACTCAGCTAGAAAACGAACTGCGAGAAGAGAAACAGCGGTCTAGTCGACTCCAGCAAGAACTCACGGTGCAATCGGCTCATCATGAGAACATCAAAGGTCAGCACGAAGACTTGAAAGGCCAGCATGAAGACTTGAAAGGTCAGATTGCGGAAGTTAACACTACCAAACAAGATCTACTCGAGAATATGGAGGCCCTCGAACGCGAATTCGTCGAAGAGCGCAAGAATCTAGAGAACGAAATCAAGACTCTCAGAGCACGATTGGAGGACACTGAAGACGAAATCGAACAGTTCGACGAATCTAGGCAGCACGAGAAAGCCGGATATGTTGTACGAGTGGAGGAGCTAGAGGCCGAGTTGGAGCAAATCAacaagcagcgacaagaTGATGCCCTCAAAGCGCAAGGGCAAGTCGAGTTCCTTCGCAAGGAAACCCGAATTCAAAGAGAACAGCAAGAGGCCCTTGAACAACAGGTTCAGTCTGCACAAGAGGAGACTCAGGACGTCTCGAGAAAATTGAGTGTTGCTGAAGAGACTTTAGGTGATCATTGGCAGACCCTAAGAAGACTATTTGCTGAGCTGCTGCCTGAGGCCGCTGCCCCAGACAACTTTGTAGATCTTTCGGATTTGCTACTCACGCAAGCCGGAACTCTCGTTGAAAAGTCCCGAAACTTGGAAGCAGATATTGGTATACTAAAAACCAAGGTTGAACACTTTACGACAACCATTGCGGAACTCCGAGAACAGCTTGCCGAGAAGGATACTAAATTATCTGAAGGCGACCTGAAAGCGGTCCATATGGGTGAGAAATTGGCTGAGGAGAAAGCAAAGGTGATCGCACTTGAACAAGAGCTCGCAGATGGTAGAGAGCAACTTACTGAGTTGCGTGCCAAGCTCAGTGATGGCGAAAGTGGGCCCGAAGCTCTGCAGACAAGGctagaagaagaggagaaaagggTCATGGCTTTGACCGAAGAAGTGGCCTCCAAACAGTCCCACGTCGGCAGtctggaggaagagcttCGCATGTCCCAAGAGAAAGCGGAGTCCCTCCAGGGCAAGATGTCTCACTTAAACAGCCAGTATGAGCACCGAGACGAGAAGACGAAGGATCTTACACAGCGCCTCTATTCTCAAAACGATCGTATGTGCCGCCTATTAGAGCGCGTAGGATTTGCCGTTACCAGGAAAGATGGAGATATGACCGTTACTAAGATTCCACGATCCGAAAGAAATGCTCAGAATCCCAACGAGTCCTCTGACCCTGGTTCGTCCCTACGCAAGTCAGGAACTCTAAGTCGTGTCTTGGGTGATAGCGCTGATCTCGAACTTCTATACTGGCTTAACAACTCAGACTTGCAGGCCGAGAATGAGAAATATGAAGCTTTCATGAACAAGTTTGGCAACTTTGACATGGAGCTTTTCTCCGAGACTGTTTATCGCAGGATCAAAGAAGTAGAGCACATGGCTCGCAAGTGGCAGAGGGAAGCCCGGTCCTACAGGGAGAAGACACACCTTTTACAAAAGGATTCACACGACAAAATTGCGTTCAAGCACTTTAAGGAGGGCGATCTGGCCTTGTTTCTCCCTACACGCAATCAGCAAGCTGGTGCGTGGGCCGCTTTCAATGTGGGTTTCCCTCATTACTTCCTGCGCGAGCAAGATGCCCACCGCCTGCGTCACCGAGAATGGCTTGTTGCCCGTATCTCGCGGATCCAAGAGCGTGTCGTCGACCTTTCAAAGAGTCTCCAGCCGAGCAGCGAGACAGATTCGATCAACGATGAGGAGAACGATAACCCCTTCCAGCTGTCGGATGGTTTGCGCTGGTATCTGATCGATGCTTTCGAAGACAAACCCGGCGCCCCTTCGACGCCTGGAATGGGCAAGTCAACTGTTGCGGCTAATACCGTGGAAGCAACAGCCAACATTCACACTCATGCTACGGGTGGAAAGGGTAAGAGTCGGGATAGCGTCACTAGTATTGAAGGTATTAACAAGACTTTATCCAAGAGTCTTGAGAGCAGGCGTAGCAGTACGGGCTCCAAGAAAGCCCTGCCGTTTCAGCTTGGGGGCACGGCTTTGTCGAAGAATAGTGCTTTGGCTAGCGAGACCAACTCACTCCGGGCGCATCCCACCGACACACCATCCGGCACAAGCCCTACGCACGGGGGGCTTCTCACGGCAGCCAATGCGAGCCTAACACAGAAAGCTTTGGCAGAAAGGCAAAAGAGCGAGCAAACGGAGAGTCCGAGCAAGTCTCCTTCTGGCGAGTCATCAAACCAAGGCGGCAGCGCCAAAGCGGACGAGGTACGAAACGTCGACACCCTTCTTGGACCATAA
- a CDS encoding hypothetical protein (EggNog:ENOG41~MEROPS:MER0005855), translating to MPEKSASVVSYAAGASLAAAALIYVFAPNFSIDHDATSSKKKSIVGLRNQANDCFINSVLQALAGLGELRIYLIRETHRRRIEDPAVYASLVQPEGKHIAQWKLQGLQEGLVTQGLKEMLDALNERPIYKKSISPFQFVKVLEAAFKQRISRQQQDAQEFLQIVAERLKDEYHCGQRARLHMRRRGLFPAQSTPSVENTLDTRDNGKDGDESSPEQQPTTNGDNASAIEPSEQTEIPQDNGQLPIEIEEGFPMEGKYESHLECQTCRYKTKPREETFCTITLAVPQVSGTTLNACFDGIFKTEYIDDFKCEMCRLVQTKADLEAEMAKSTSESFRAQAQESIDKLQHAIDTDPENPPDDVELGDIRFAPKRRIAKTTRMSIFPKILAIHLSRSIYDVGQMTQKNSAKVVFPEQLPLGGLMDQRKYKLLGLVTHRGGHNSGHYEAFRRQNVAAPFSNPNTFQPSEAFSKTPTPIGTPIMGGRPTHSPAISTPDLLSGSSGDSTPSLESLPVPPRSVPSDLRGSVSLPAIGKQKDPETSSLRSVAASTKSALSKLTSPKQTNSSSSPPKSVTSNVAKRSRKRKSATDKWWRVNDEKVKEAKTSEVLGMQREVYLLFYELDKDA from the coding sequence ATGCCCGAGAAGTCGGCCTCAGTAGTGTCCTACGCTGCTGGTGCCTCTCTCGCTGCCGCAGCGCTCATATATGTTTTCGCACCAAACTTCTCCATCGACCACGACGCCACGAGCTCCAAGAAAAAGTCTATAGTCGGTTTGAGAAACCAAGCCAATGACTGCTTTATCAACTCGGTCCTCCAAGCCCTTGCCGGCTTAGGAGAGTTGCGCATATATCTGATTCGCGAAACGCACCGCCGCCGTATCGAAGACCCGGCAGTATATGCTAGTCTTGTCCAGCCCGAGGGTAAGCACATTGCCCAATGGAAGCTACAGGGTCTGCAAGAAGGACTAGTCACACAAGGACTGAAAGAGATGCTGGATGCGCTTAATGAGCGCCCCATCTACAAGAAGTCCATATCCCCGTTCCAGTTTGTCAAGGTTTTGGAGGCGGCTTTCAAGCAAAGGATCAGCCGCCAACAACAAGATGCGCAAGAGTTTCTCCAAATCGTCGCTGAGCGCCTCAAGGACGAGTATCACTGCGGTCAACGAGCAAGACTACACATGCGGAGGCGGGGCCTGTTTCCTGCGCAAAGTACACCGAGCGTCGAGAACACGCTGGATACCCGAGATAATGGTAAGGACGGCGACGAGTCCTCACCAGAGCAGCAGCCCACTACCAATGGCGACAACGCCTCTGCTATCGAGCCATCCGAGCAAACCGAGATTCCTCAGGACAATGGCCAATTGCCCATAGAAATTGAAGAGGGCTTCCCGATGGAAGGAAAGTATGAGTCGCATCTCGAGTGTCAGACCTGTCGCTACAAGACTAAGCCCAGGGAAGAGACCTTCTGCACTATAACTTTGGCTGTGCCTCAGGTCTCAGGCACGACGTTGAATGCATGCTTTGACGGCATCTTCAAAACCGAGTACATTGACGACTTCAAATGTGAAATGTGTCGATTGGTGCAGACAAAGGCAGATTTAGAGGCCGAGATGGCCAAGTCCACGTCCGAGAGTTTCAGGGCGCAAGCCCAAGAGAGCATCGATAAGCTACAGCATGCCATTGACACAGATCCCGAGAATCCCCCGGATGATGTCGAGCTTGGCGATATTCGCTTCGCtccgaagaggaggatcgcAAAGACCACTCGAATGTCCATATTTCCCAAGATATTGGCTATTCACCTCTCACGCTCCATCTATGATGTGGGCCAAATGACACAGAAGAACTCGGCCAAGGTGGTCTTCCCCGAACAGCTGCCTCTCGGTGGTTTGATGGATCAAAGGAAATATAAGCTGCTCGGGCTGGTTACTCACCGTGGCGGACACAACAGTGGCCATTACGAAGCATTTCGACGACAGAATGTTGCCGCACCCTTCTCAAACCCGAACACTTTCCAACCATCGGAAGCTTTTAGCAAAACACCGACACCCATTGGCACCCCTATCATGGGAGGAAGACCGACGCACAGCCCGGCAATCTCTACACCGGACCTCCTCTCAGGCTCGTCTGGTGACTCGACGCCTTCTCTAGAATCACTACCGGTTCCGCCTAGGAGTGTCCCTTCAGACCTACGAGGGTCGGTGAGCTTGCCAGCAATTGGCAAACAGAAGGACCCAGAAACCAGCAGTCTTCGTTCTGTGGCCGCCTCTACAAAGTCAGCTCTCTCCAAGCTTACATCTCCCAAGCAAACAAATAGCAGTTCATCACCACCCAAGTCTGTGACATCAAACGTCGCAAAACGATCAAGGAAACGAAAGTCAGCAACAGACAAATGGTGGCGTGTCAACGACGAAAAGGTCAAGGAGGCAAAGACTAGCGAAGTCTTGGGCATGCAGAGGGAGGTGTATCTGCTATTTTACGAGCTCGATAAAGATGCTTAG